TTGCGCTTGTTGGGGTTAATGATACTGGTGAATTAAGTCTGAAAATTTCAACAACTCACCAAGTGGGTTATGCGGTTGAATATGATGACTACCTTCAAACAAACGATGTACAATGGACGAAAATTTCTGCAAATCCATTGGGCCAGGCTTTTGATGGAATCCCAGAAAAAATTGAACTCAAGGCTCAAGAATCAATCACAGTGCCTTTGCAAAAAGGCTACGCTGCAAACAATTTGATTCTTTATGCGCCGAAAAATAAAGCCGTTCGTGATTTAGTGATTGAAGATACGCAATCACAGATCATTCCGATCACCTACAAAGCCGACTAAGGCTTACTCTAAAATCCTCTTTAATTCTTCACGGTCTTCCGGAGCTGGCACTAGCCACTCCGGAGGTACGTTTTCAATCACGTAAGCCCAGGATGCTTTCACCATCTGTTTTGCCAACGGTTTCTGATGGAGGTCTTTTAGCAATTGCAAGTGCCGCAATAAAATCGTTCTGGTTGGCTTATAAAAACCTTCTTTGTCTTTTCCGGCATTGGTGATGGTGTCGGATTCTTCGACTCGTTGAATTAGATCTTGAAAGAATACTGCTAAACTCATGGGAATCATTTCATCAGCATTAGGCCCTTTTTGCCAAGTGTGTATTTTAGCGCCGGGGCTACTTTACCTGTTTAAGTTGATCGTAAAATAGCCGCTCATGAGGAGGATTTCATGGATCGAAAAGCCAGTGCTATCTGGAGAGGCAACTTAAAAAAAGGCAAAGGTGAACTTTCAACTGAAAGTGGCGCTGTTAAAAATGTTCCTTACACCTTTTCAAATCGCTTTGAAGATGTTCCAGGGACCAATCCTGAAGAACTTGTTGGCGCTGCCCATGCGGGATGCTTTTCCATGTTTTTAGCTGGAGCCTTAGAGAAAAAAGGATTTATTGCTGACAGCCTTGAAACCAGTGCTGTCGTGACCATTGAAAAACAAGGAGACGGCTTTACGGTGACCTCTTCAAAACTTAAACTGCGCGCGCAAGTGCCAGACTGTGATGCTAAAACATTTCAAGCCATCGCTGAAGATTCAAAAGCCAATTGCCCTATTTCAAGATTGTTAAATACGAAAGTGACCTTGGAGGTGGATTTCCATTCGCCGCTGCACGCTTCAAGTACAGCCCACTAGCGATAGGCTTTACCACGACCATTGTTCCAGAATTTAATTCCTGGCGGCGCACTGACATCAAGACTCGTTGTTGAACTGAAAGTCAGTGCTCTGTTATTCACATCACTATCTGACGTGACTGAAACTAGGTAAACGCCACTAAAGTCGTTCCACACACAACCCGCTATTTTGCTTGTAGCCCCTGGGGTGATATCAATATTTATATCGCTAGGCGAATTCACGCTGGTCGGAACTTCAATTGCGGCGCCACCATGACCGCCATTATAACCATTGGTGTCGGTATTCACGTTTCCCGCATCTTGATTGTCAGCTAGGCCCCCAGAACCACCGCCACCGCCATAATACCCACCACCGCCGCCACCGCCATAGGTGACAGAACATGCCCCCGCCCCACCGCCGAAGCCGGCACCAAAACCACCTCGGCCAAAATAAGCTTCACCGGCGCTGTTTCCTAAAGCCGTTCCAATTAAACAACTTGAACCACCCTGTCCTGCCATTCCATCCGTGGGACCGATTCCGTTTGAAGGCGCATAATCTGCCGCTGGTGTTGTTCCATAAATAAGGCTTGTGGCTTTGTTCCCACCAGATCCCCCGGCCAATGCCCCCGCAGTGCCATTGACGTTCGCGACTGCATCTTCACCACGTCCCCCGGCCCCGCCGGCGCCTGCATCTGTGTTGTCTGTTCCACCGCGACCGCCGCCACCGCCGCCGCCGAAAATAAATCCGTCATTCAGAATATCCACTTGGGCGTAAAGAGCTTCAATTTTAAATGCAGTTCCTCCATGCTGACCCATGCGTTGAGCACCAGTCGCTGCAAATGCAGAACTTCCACCAGCACCGGCAGCGCCTATTATCGATCCCTTATTAATCAATCGCACACGCGCCCCAGCGACCAAAGAGCCCGTTCGCATGGCTGGCAAACTTGGATCTGCACTTGAAACTGTCACACCCGGATTTACGGTCACGACAAAAGTTCGCGTAGAAGTAGCAACACCCGTACTGTACTGAGCAACCGCCTGGTCATAGATATTATAATTATTTGTGCTCGCAGCAATGGCCGATAATACCACAGCATCCGTGACAGAAACATGGATCGTAGCCACGGTGGATTCATCCGTTCCTGCTGCGCTATCTTTGACTTTCACTGTCACTATAGCAGAGGTATCAAGTCCCGCTATCGCAGAAAGATTCACTGTCAAAACGCCATCACCATTGCGGTTTTGCGTGCAATCCACCGTCAACCTGGAAGTATTCGAATTTGTACAAATCAACTGTAATGACTGGCTGTTTTCATTCGCTGGGCCCACGTCAATAGTCAGATTAAATGAGGATGTGGTTGCGCCGCTTGGATTTAAAAGAATTTCGTGGCTGGTTGGAATCGCTGTAATTTGCGGAGCATCGTTAACTGGATCCACAACAAAGGTCACTTCTTTAGTATCAATCGAATTGCCAGCCCCATTGCCATCATCAAATTGAATATTTGCATAACAAGTTCCAAAGTAATCAGCACGTGGCAAAAAGGTGACAGCACCCGTGGTTGAATTAATGCTGAAATCCGAGGGGACAGCGATGACGGCAGCATCGTTACACGCAGTCCCTGTAAGCCCAGTAAAATCTAAAGAATATGTCCCATGGGTTTCATCCAGAGAAACGACTTGAACGTCAGTTAAGACAGTGGCTGGCATTGTTTCCACATCTTCAACCAAGGTGGTTGGAGCTGCGATTGTTAAAGTGGGCTCTGCATTATTCACTGTGATGGATAGTGACTGCATGTGATTCGCCGCCAAAGGGTCTGCCGCTTCTAAAGCAAGTATGCAAACACCCACATCGCTATCATTAGGAGTTCCTGAAAAAGTCACGGTTCTATTGTCGGCCCCATAGGTTTCAGAAATCCAACCGCAGGTGTCAGAGGCATGACGACTTAAAGTCAATACTTCAGGGTCTGGGTCTGTGATTGTGACAGTGCAAGTATAAGGTACGTCTTCTGTGATGGCAGCTGCACACGGGGTTAAATTAGTTGCTACCGCCGGGGCATCCTGCTGATTGTTCACTTGAATCGGAACGTCCAAATAACCCGTTGATGGAAAGCTATCTGTTAAATTGACTCGGATATAACAAGTGCCTTGATAGTTTGCTTGAGGTCTAAAGCTCACCGCTCCTGTACTTGAATCAATCGATAGGTTTGTCGCCAACGGCGCTGCCGTGTGATCTTCGCACAGATCACCAGAAACAGACGGCGTCGAAAGACTGTAGGTACTCGCTCCGCCCTCTTCGATGGAGGAAATATTTCCTGCCGGGATTACTGTCGCTAAGCCTGCATCTTCATTTATAGAATAGGGTCCGCCGGTTAAAATTATAATCGGAGGGGAATTTTCGATCGCTAAGCTCCAAGCAAAATGCTGGCTTTGACCACTTACATCGTCTTCAGCATAAACTTCCACCGTACATGAGGTTCCCACATCACTTCCAGCCGGTGTTCCACTAACGACTCCTGTGCTTGAGTCGATAGTCAACCATGGTCCACAGGTCGTCGCTGGATCTAACTGATAACTTAAGGTCAGCGGTGATGGCAAATCCACATCTGTTGCACTTATAGTGCAGGAATAAAGAACGTTTTCGCCGGCCGAAGCAGCACAAGCAAGGGTCGTAATAACGGGGACGTCATTGAGTGGTTGAAGATCGAAATTCACTGTCCCAATGGCTGATTCATATCCAGCACGATCCACGATCTTATAAGTAAACTGATCATCAAGATCATTATCGGCACTGGTGGTGTACACACACTGAAGCGTTGAACCACCATCCGTGCAACCCGTAAGGCTTCCTTTTGTCGGTGCTGATACAATAGAAAGAGTGTACTGATCATTTTCTACAGGAAGATTGATATCAAAGGTTTTTACCGTGTCTTCAGTGACCGAGATCGATTGATCAGCACCTACCACAGGAACTTGATTGTCGATAAAAATAGAGCCTAGAATAAAACGTTCTGAAGTGCCTTTAATGAAAGTGACCAAGGCCACTTTATAAGTTCCCGGAAGCAATGGACTAAGATCCCAATCATACAGACCCGTAGGTTCAATATTCTCTTGATGAACGGTCCAAGTTTTTCCATCATCCGTAGAAACTTCAAGCTGCAAATATTCTGGCGCCTGATCACCTTTAGCGACTTGCCACTGTAGGGCAATAACGTCCGTTGTTTTATATGCCGCTTTTAAAGTTGTCTTTAATTTCAACGCTGAAGAAAGAGTTTCAAAGCCGCCGTTCATGCAGCCCACTAAGACAAGCAACGATGTGATTAAAAAAGTACGTGCAAGCATCACATTTTATTTATCGGAAATTACCCAAAAAAACTGGATTGTTTCTCTGTAAAATTCCTGTCATGATTTTTAAATCATGAAGGCCATCGGAATTTTCGGAGCTACTTTTGTTGCCTTAATTTTTCAAACGCAAATTACGCGAGCTAATTTGCTTAGCCCCTCTGTGTTTAGCGGTCAGAAGCAAAATAAAGTGATCTATGATGAGAAGCCGTTGGCATTCTCTCAAATAATTAATGCAAGCTTCACCAACTCCTCTTTCATTTTAAATCACTGGCAGCAAATATCGGTCAAAAACAGCTCGTGGGTGAAATCAAAACTCGTAGGTACCAAAATAGTTTCAAGCTCAATAGAAGATGTGCAATTTTTCGAATCGGACCTTTCGGGAATCAAATGTTTCCACTGCCAGATTAAAAATGCGAAGTTTGAAAATGTAAAATTAGATGGCGCCCGCTTTTTTAACAGTCAGTTTGAAAACGTTGATTTTACGAATGTCCAGTTCAGCCGCACTGATTTTATCGCCTCCACTTTTAAGAACTGCAGTATGGATTCACGATCGGCGAAGTTATTGCCGGCGGATTTTATAAAGAAATCAAAAATAGTCATTAGGTCCTCACCATGAAGAAATATTTTTGCAGGAATATTTCAGAGATCTTTCATTCTCGGGCTTTAAATCTGTATGGAGTTTTACTGGCACTGAGCCATGTACTAAGTGCCTACTTTTGGATGGAAAATTCTTTACGTTTAGTTAGCGCAGCTTTACCCCTGTGTTGGCCGATGATGCCCTTTTGCGAATCGTTTAGATTCAGTGACGGTAATAATGCGGCTTTGTTTTTATACTTTTATGCAGCTTTAGGTTTAATCACCGCCGTTGCTTTTTATTTACAAAAGCGGGTTGCTTACTTTCTTTTAGCTGGGCTGCTTGTTTTGAAAGTTTACTTTTTAAGTCTTAGTTATGGCCTTATGGGCAATTACCACTACATGGGTTTTATTGTGCATCTGGCATTTTTATTTGTTCCCCATAAAAAACAACTGATTCCATTTATAATTGGGATTTTTTATTGGGGAGCAGGCCTTTTAAAATTCAATCCTGAATGGCTAAGCGGTGTCGCTTTAGTTCGCCCTAGTTTTTTAAGTCCGCTTTTACAGCATTTAAGTTTAATCTATGTCGTTATCTTGGAAACGATCCTAGTTTTTGGTTTATTCAGTAAAAAACCATTGCACCGTTACTTGATCCTGGGACAATTTTTCTTATTTCATTTATTTTCCTGGCACATCGTTGGTTACTTTTATCCATTAACAATGTTTTTACTTTTAGGATTATTCATTTTAATTCCTCTGGGCAAAGAACCTTGGGAATCTTATTTAGATCAGAATTTGATAAAGAATAAGTCATCATTAGGTTTATTGCTTCTTCTGGCCAGTCTGCAATTCATACCTTATATGTTTTCAAAGGACCCAGCGACCAGTGGGGCCCCACGTCTGGTATCTTTAAATATGTTAGATGCAAACGTGCACTGTGAAACTGTTTTAATTAGAAATCTGAAAAATGCGGGCGAAATTTATGACCCGTTTATTCGTCCCCCTTCCACGCGCACGCAATGTGATCCGATTGTTTATTTAAATCAAATTCATCGCATCTGCCAAAATGATGACGGCAATTTTGATTTTTGGTTGCAGTCCCGTCGCAGCACCGAATCGCAATTGCAAACACGGCTACATATTAAAGATGTCTGCAAAAAGTCTTTTATGGCTTTGTTCTGGGCGGAAATTTTATGAAGAAGATAATTTTCATCGTCTATTGCATTTTAATCCTAGGTTTACTTACTTGGGTCGAATACAAAACTTTACCATTGCTTAAATCGGATTTTAGTTTTGAAAAGTTGGCCACTGCCGTCACTGCAAGCCCTTTACAATACTCTGTCACGGACCCCTCGCAAGCGACTTCCATGTACCGTGGAAATGCCGCGCGCTGGGGGCGAGTTGATATTTCTAGCCAAGATGAATTTCTACCTTTTTCTTTAAAGTGGCAGGTAAAAAATCTGAACAATGGAATTCACAGAGCTTCTAAAAGTTCCCCTGCTGTAGATGATGAAGGATTTTATGTCGCCGACGACACTGGTTTTGTAAGGGCCTATGATTGGCAAGGTCAACTGAAGTGGCAGTTTGTAAGTGCCGTCGCTACCCGCGGTTTGCACTCAACCCCCCTTGTAGATAAGGACAGCATCTATTTTGGTGATTATGCTGGCTTTATCTATTGTTTAAACAAACATGATGGCAGCATACGCTGGATAACGAAGGCCGGTATGACGATTGGGTCTTCACCGCTTTTGCATGATGGCGTCTTATATGTCGGCGTTGAACTTAACGGCCCCGATGGTTTTTTGCTGGCGCTGAATGCTAAAAACGGAGCCTGGCTTTGGAATTCAAATCTTATTGGAAATCATCCCCATTCTTCACCTGCTTTAGATGATAGCAATAATCTGATTTTCATGGGATCTAACACAGGATTTCTTCAAGCCTTCGATCTTAAAAACGGCAAACACTTTTGGGATTTCGCAAGTAAAGACGACATCAAATGCAGCCCCCTAGTGATGAATGAATCGGTTTATTTTAGTTCTTGGGACGGTTTTATTTATTCTGTAAAAGCAAAGTCAGGAAAGCTTAATTGGAAGACTGCTTTAGATGGGGGATCCATGTCTTGCCCTTCTATCAGCCGAGATGGCAAAACCGTCGCCATCACCGGGGCAAAACAAAACTTTGTCCTTGACGCTGACACTGGCAAAATTCAATGGATCAGCAATATTGAAAATATCGCCAACCGCGCGCAATCAAGTCCGTTGATTTTAAGTTACGAAAAAAAAGAAACCGTGGTGTTCCTGTGCGAAAACCAAGGGCTTTGCTTTTACGATTTACAGTCTGGAAAATTGCAACAGATGATAAAACTAACCGGTACCTTTTCAAGTTCTCCGGTTTATCATAAGGGTCATTTATTCTTGGCGACTTCAGGTGCAGACGGATTATTAGTTCTTACTCAAGAGTCGAACTAACCGGGCCCACATATAATTTCCAGCCACGATCTTCTGCTAGAACTTTTCCGTAGGAAGTTCCCACCGTACCTGACATCTTCCAGCCACGCGGGTCTGTCAGTTCTTGCATTTCTCCGCCGGAAGAACCAATCACGGTGGTTTCTTTCACAGGTGAATCAAAGACCAAGTCTTTTTCTACAACAAAACCGTTCAAGTTCGTGTATTTAATTTTTTTCACTCCGGAATCAGAAGATTTTAGAGGGCACAGAACTATACCAAAGTTATCTGAAGCTGTGCACGGAGCTTTAATAACACCGGTTCCGCTAACGACTTCTAACTCTGGCACATGGCCTGCAACCACGGTGTTGTCTGAATTCATCAGCCGTACCACCACCATCAGTGGGGTTTCACCATCAGCCACGCCATGGGACCCCACGAAGGCTTCACTTAATAAAAAGTCTGATGAGGCCGCATCAGTAACAACGCCTGAAATAGGACGAGTGGGTAAACTTACTCCCGCAGGAAGTTTGGGAGGAGACGACAAGGCCGTCTTTAATAGATCATCAATATTAGCTTCAAGACTACAGGCACTTGTGAGAAGTGCAAAAGGCAGTAGCAGCACCCAAAGGTTCCGAAACATGCTAACCTCCTCATGACATCTAATTTATCGGCGCTATTCATCGAACTATTAAATAGGAGCTCGAAGTAGATTTTAGAAAATTCGCGAAATGGCCGAAGCAAATTATTATGCAAATCCGGAGCGTCCTATTAATTGTATTTGGCATCGTCAGCCTGTCCGTGGCTTCAAGTTTCATTACTTTTAAGATACTGCAAAATTCTAAGGAAGCTATTCAAACATCCAATGTTGAGCCAATGCATCTTGAACCGAAACTCAATACAGCTTTGCAAACGTCACAGACATTGATTCCACCGCCACCGCCAGCACCGAAAGCAGAAGTCGCTGCACAAACTAATTCCACAGTAAAAAATATGGAGATTGTAGATCCATCGGCATTTGAAATGCCTGCAGAACTTGATCACAAAAAAGATCATCGCAAACCTTTATCTTCGAAAGAAGCGAAGGAAAAGCTTTTAAAAAATGCAAAGGCCTGCTGGGATGATTACGAAACATTGTGTCGCAAAACGCGTTTTTTTTCAGAGAGTCCTTTGGCTTGCTTAAGACACAAGAAAGATGAAATTTCGGGGGCCTGCGCAAACCAAGTCGCCTCTATCCAAGCGGAATTTAAAAAAGACTGTGAATCTGATATTCAAAAATTTTGCGCAAATCAAAAGAGATACTTCGCTTGTTTGCGCGAGCAATTACCCTTGCTAAGCGCTTCGTGCAGAAAAAATATTTCAGAATCGTCACGTTAGGAATGCAAATTTCGGACTCCTAGCTGATCTCTAGATGGCGCACGTTTATCAAATTTTCTTAATAAGGCCAGGATGCCCTAAAATCCGTCACACATAAGTCCGATAAGAATTCAAGTAGCTTGGTTTTCTTTTATTGAACGTCTTTTAAAGGAAACTTTTATGAACTTAAAAAGAACCTTGGTTTTGTTGGTTGTTCTTTTAACTTCGATCGCAACCCATGCGCAGATGGAACTTACCGAAGTTCCGCAAGGGTTGAGCCTTCAAGGTCGCATCATTAAGCCTGATGGTCTTCCGTTAGAAGATGCTAGCGTCACATTTAATCTTAAAATCATTTCGCCTAATGCGGAATCCTGCGTGCTTTGGGAAGAAAACCGCACAGTGAATATGACGAACTCTAAAGGTGTCATTAACTTTGTTATCGGTTCAAGTGAAGGCACAAAGGTAAATGTAGGTCACTCGTTAGCTATTCATCAAATATTAAAAAATTCCGCGGTCATTAATTCCTTAAGTTTCTGTGATAGCGGCAATAGTTATACGCCTCTCAGTGGTGACACTAGAAAAATTCGCGTTAGCTTCACTGTAGGCACTGAGGTAGTTACTTTGGCTCCGGATTTAAACTTACGTTCTGTTCCTTATGCGATGGAGTCAGAAAATGCCGTTGCCTTAAATGGTAAGAAAGCTACCGACTTCATTCAAAATTCTGCGAATATCACTCAGACAAAAGTGGAAACACTTTTATTACCCGCTAACTTTGACGGACTGTTGGCTTTATTAAATCCTACTTCTACAGCAGCGACAACCGGAGCTATTGGCATTCCGACGTCAGACGGTTCTACCACAGCTCCCCCGCGTGATGGTTTAATGAGATTTGATGAAGCCACGAAAACAGTTCAGGTCGCAGCAAACGGTCAATGGCAAAACATCGTCACTAGTTCTGCGGGTATTCAGACAAATGACCTAGCAGATGAAGCGATCACCGAAGAAAAGATTTCAGATGAAGCTATTACATCTGACAAAATTATGACAAGTGCTGTGACCAATTCAAAAATCGCTGACGGTGCAATTACGTTTAATAAAATCGCTAACGGTGCAGTCAGTACAATTAAGATCGTCGACTCGGCCATTACGACGGCTAAGATTCTTGATGGAACTATCAATACAGTGGATTTAGCAAATAACGCTATCACCACAGTGAAGATCTTAGATAGCAATGTCACTACATCAAAGATTGCTGATCAAAATGTGACGACAGCCAAAATTGCCGATTCCAACGTAACTACTAGCAAGATTGCTGATTCGAACGTAACTACTAGCAAGATTGCTGATTCGAACGTAACCACAAATAAATTAGCTGATTTAAATGTGACAACAGGTAAACTAGCTGATGAAGCTGTGACAACAGCTAAAATTGCAGATCTTAATGTTACGACTGCAAAGCTTGCCGACAACAGTGTGACGACAGCTAAGATTTTGAATTTAAACGTAACAACAGCCAAGATCGCTGACCAAAATGTGACGTCAGCAAAGATCGCCGATGGAAACGTAACGACAATTAAAATCGCAGACGGCAATGTCACTGACGCGAAAATTGCTTCGGTTTCGGGGGCGAAGGTTTCAGGAAATATATCTGGTAATGCCGCGGGATTTTATGGTGCTTTAGCAGGCGACGTGGTCGGTGGACAAACTGGAACCACAGTTCAAAGAGTTCAAGGTCGCTGGGTTGCTAACGTCAACCCTGGTGTTGGCCAAGTTTTAAAATGGGATGGCGGCCAGTGGGTTCCCCAAGCCGATAACAATTCTGGCGGTACGATCACTTACGTAGGACCAAGCACGGGACTGCAAGGTGGTGGCGGCAGCGGTGCTGTTTATCTTGGACTTACAAATACCGGTGTCGGTGCTGGATGGTATGGGAATGGCTCTTATATCCCGCAATTCTATGTGGATGCCCAGGGTCGCATCACGGCGGTGAACCATGTCGCTGTTGCTGCAGCCGGCAGCGCCTGCGGTGGTAATGGTCATGGGTTGGTTTACGCCACTGCAGGTTCTTGTGGAACGTCGACACTTTATCAATGTTATAATGGTTCAACCCGCACCATTGGTTATATCAACAACGGAACAACCTGTGACGGTGACGGCGATGGCTTCTAATGATCAATTTTAAGATCTATTATTCTTTGTTAGGGATTTTTTTGGTAGCAACTCAACTCTTCCCGCAAGGAAGAGTTTTGTTTCCGCCACCAAAGATCAACTCTTTGTACTTTCCTTCCAAAGATCAGGTCTTCTCGCCTTCTTTTCCGGTGTTAACTCCTGGGACAGAACCACGTTTTCCTGATGCCAACGTTATTCTGCAAGAAAATCTGTATGCACCGTTTTCCGTCTTAAATGGTAAAAATCTATCTAAGCTAAATTTAGAAAAAGCCCATTTAGGTTTCGCTGACCTACGCTTTGCTGATCTTAAAGACACTAATTTATCAAAAGCTCTTTTGTATGGTGCGAACTTGGAAGGCGCCATTTTCAACTCTGAAACCCGCCTGCCCTTTTCAAAAGAAACGGCTTTTTCTTTGGGAATGAAGGAATCGCCGTGAAAA
This is a stretch of genomic DNA from Bdellovibrio reynosensis. It encodes these proteins:
- a CDS encoding OsmC family protein, with translation MDRKASAIWRGNLKKGKGELSTESGAVKNVPYTFSNRFEDVPGTNPEELVGAAHAGCFSMFLAGALEKKGFIADSLETSAVVTIEKQGDGFTVTSSKLKLRAQVPDCDAKTFQAIAEDSKANCPISRLLNTKVTLEVDFHSPLHASSTAH
- a CDS encoding Ig-like domain-containing protein translates to MLARTFLITSLLVLVGCMNGGFETLSSALKLKTTLKAAYKTTDVIALQWQVAKGDQAPEYLQLEVSTDDGKTWTVHQENIEPTGLYDWDLSPLLPGTYKVALVTFIKGTSERFILGSIFIDNQVPVVGADQSISVTEDTVKTFDINLPVENDQYTLSIVSAPTKGSLTGCTDGGSTLQCVYTTSADNDLDDQFTYKIVDRAGYESAIGTVNFDLQPLNDVPVITTLACAASAGENVLYSCTISATDVDLPSPLTLSYQLDPATTCGPWLTIDSSTGVVSGTPAGSDVGTSCTVEVYAEDDVSGQSQHFAWSLAIENSPPIIILTGGPYSINEDAGLATVIPAGNISSIEEGGASTYSLSTPSVSGDLCEDHTAAPLATNLSIDSSTGAVSFRPQANYQGTCYIRVNLTDSFPSTGYLDVPIQVNNQQDAPAVATNLTPCAAAITEDVPYTCTVTITDPDPEVLTLSRHASDTCGWISETYGADNRTVTFSGTPNDSDVGVCILALEAADPLAANHMQSLSITVNNAEPTLTIAAPTTLVEDVETMPATVLTDVQVVSLDETHGTYSLDFTGLTGTACNDAAVIAVPSDFSINSTTGAVTFLPRADYFGTCYANIQFDDGNGAGNSIDTKEVTFVVDPVNDAPQITAIPTSHEILLNPSGATTSSFNLTIDVGPANENSQSLQLICTNSNTSRLTVDCTQNRNGDGVLTVNLSAIAGLDTSAIVTVKVKDSAAGTDESTVATIHVSVTDAVVLSAIAASTNNYNIYDQAVAQYSTGVATSTRTFVVTVNPGVTVSSADPSLPAMRTGSLVAGARVRLINKGSIIGAAGAGGSSAFAATGAQRMGQHGGTAFKIEALYAQVDILNDGFIFGGGGGGGRGGTDNTDAGAGGAGGRGEDAVANVNGTAGALAGGSGGNKATSLIYGTTPAADYAPSNGIGPTDGMAGQGGSSCLIGTALGNSAGEAYFGRGGFGAGFGGGAGACSVTYGGGGGGGYYGGGGGSGGLADNQDAGNVNTDTNGYNGGHGGAAIEVPTSVNSPSDINIDITPGATSKIAGCVWNDFSGVYLVSVTSDSDVNNRALTFSSTTSLDVSAPPGIKFWNNGRGKAYR
- a CDS encoding pentapeptide repeat-containing protein produces the protein MKAIGIFGATFVALIFQTQITRANLLSPSVFSGQKQNKVIYDEKPLAFSQIINASFTNSSFILNHWQQISVKNSSWVKSKLVGTKIVSSSIEDVQFFESDLSGIKCFHCQIKNAKFENVKLDGARFFNSQFENVDFTNVQFSRTDFIASTFKNCSMDSRSAKLLPADFIKKSKIVIRSSP
- a CDS encoding HTTM domain-containing protein; amino-acid sequence: MKKYFCRNISEIFHSRALNLYGVLLALSHVLSAYFWMENSLRLVSAALPLCWPMMPFCESFRFSDGNNAALFLYFYAALGLITAVAFYLQKRVAYFLLAGLLVLKVYFLSLSYGLMGNYHYMGFIVHLAFLFVPHKKQLIPFIIGIFYWGAGLLKFNPEWLSGVALVRPSFLSPLLQHLSLIYVVILETILVFGLFSKKPLHRYLILGQFFLFHLFSWHIVGYFYPLTMFLLLGLFILIPLGKEPWESYLDQNLIKNKSSLGLLLLLASLQFIPYMFSKDPATSGAPRLVSLNMLDANVHCETVLIRNLKNAGEIYDPFIRPPSTRTQCDPIVYLNQIHRICQNDDGNFDFWLQSRRSTESQLQTRLHIKDVCKKSFMALFWAEIL
- a CDS encoding outer membrane protein assembly factor BamB family protein, producing MKKIIFIVYCILILGLLTWVEYKTLPLLKSDFSFEKLATAVTASPLQYSVTDPSQATSMYRGNAARWGRVDISSQDEFLPFSLKWQVKNLNNGIHRASKSSPAVDDEGFYVADDTGFVRAYDWQGQLKWQFVSAVATRGLHSTPLVDKDSIYFGDYAGFIYCLNKHDGSIRWITKAGMTIGSSPLLHDGVLYVGVELNGPDGFLLALNAKNGAWLWNSNLIGNHPHSSPALDDSNNLIFMGSNTGFLQAFDLKNGKHFWDFASKDDIKCSPLVMNESVYFSSWDGFIYSVKAKSGKLNWKTALDGGSMSCPSISRDGKTVAITGAKQNFVLDADTGKIQWISNIENIANRAQSSPLILSYEKKETVVFLCENQGLCFYDLQSGKLQQMIKLTGTFSSSPVYHKGHLFLATSGADGLLVLTQESN
- a CDS encoding autotransporter outer membrane beta-barrel domain-containing protein — its product is MNLKRTLVLLVVLLTSIATHAQMELTEVPQGLSLQGRIIKPDGLPLEDASVTFNLKIISPNAESCVLWEENRTVNMTNSKGVINFVIGSSEGTKVNVGHSLAIHQILKNSAVINSLSFCDSGNSYTPLSGDTRKIRVSFTVGTEVVTLAPDLNLRSVPYAMESENAVALNGKKATDFIQNSANITQTKVETLLLPANFDGLLALLNPTSTAATTGAIGIPTSDGSTTAPPRDGLMRFDEATKTVQVAANGQWQNIVTSSAGIQTNDLADEAITEEKISDEAITSDKIMTSAVTNSKIADGAITFNKIANGAVSTIKIVDSAITTAKILDGTINTVDLANNAITTVKILDSNVTTSKIADQNVTTAKIADSNVTTSKIADSNVTTSKIADSNVTTNKLADLNVTTGKLADEAVTTAKIADLNVTTAKLADNSVTTAKILNLNVTTAKIADQNVTSAKIADGNVTTIKIADGNVTDAKIASVSGAKVSGNISGNAAGFYGALAGDVVGGQTGTTVQRVQGRWVANVNPGVGQVLKWDGGQWVPQADNNSGGTITYVGPSTGLQGGGGSGAVYLGLTNTGVGAGWYGNGSYIPQFYVDAQGRITAVNHVAVAAAGSACGGNGHGLVYATAGSCGTSTLYQCYNGSTRTIGYINNGTTCDGDGDGF
- a CDS encoding pentapeptide repeat-containing protein; protein product: MINFKIYYSLLGIFLVATQLFPQGRVLFPPPKINSLYFPSKDQVFSPSFPVLTPGTEPRFPDANVILQENLYAPFSVLNGKNLSKLNLEKAHLGFADLRFADLKDTNLSKALLYGANLEGAIFNSETRLPFSKETAFSLGMKESP